Proteins co-encoded in one Salvia splendens isolate huo1 chromosome 4, SspV2, whole genome shotgun sequence genomic window:
- the LOC121799206 gene encoding uncharacterized protein LOC121799206, whose product MPIAGPSFSLIGPTMQSLSGASLSIQFASSGLPRSSRSTSASKLSRLTMLLSLIVRFMDYINIGIGVTTLRTETLVEAVMNLKLSGSENISSYMAAISRLKSKALSILLQHCETESVSYLDEVASNTTTQNMAKSVGLEVLALLVKAWNRFKTGICSLRGTGCSHYGRCF is encoded by the exons ATGCCA ATTGCAGGCCCATCATTTTCTCTGATCGGACCCACAATGCAGTCACTCAGTGGTGCTTCGCTGTCAATACAATTTGCCTCATCGGGTTTACCACGGTCTTCTAGATCAACCTCAGCAAGTAAATTATCACGTTTGACTATGCTACTTTCTCTCATTGTGCGCTTTATGGATTACATTAACATTGGGATTGGTGTTACAACTTTGAGAACAGAAACTCTCGTAGAG GCCGTCATGAACTTAAAGTTATCGGGCTCAGAGAATATTTCCTCATACATGGCTGCTATCTCCCGCCTAAAATCTAAAGCTTTATCTATT CTTTTGCAACACTGTGAAACTGAAAGTGTATCATACCTGGATGAGGTGGCCAGCAACACAACAACTCAAAATATGGCAAAGTCTGTTGGACTCGAG GTTCTTGCATTGCTGGTAAAAGCTTGGAATAGATTCAAGACAGGTATATGCTCCCTCCGAG GTACTGGCTGCAGTCATTACGGCAGGTGCTTCTAG